TCCCTAAAACAAAAATCTCTCAGTTATACGACATAAAAAGTAATATTAAAAATAGTGTTTCCTCTAAGGAAATTTTAAAGGAATCCTGGCTGCTATTGGCATCACTGGGATAAGCTCTCCAGACTGACAAATgaaggatatataaaaaaaaacatggtcacTGGATGTATCATTTAATGGCTATGCTGAGGGTTCAAAAAGCACCATCTCAGTTGAAAAGGGAGCAAAAAGTTGCTAACATTATGGTGAACATAATTATTTCCCTGGTCCAATTCCAAGATACGTTCCTATTCTGCCTCTGATCCAACTCTATGATGATgtgaatgcatgcatgcaaaagAATTACACTGGGACACACTGGTTCAGTGCGAGCTCTTTCTCATCAATAggcttttagggccagattcacaaaagggatacaacggcgtttcttctgatactccgttgtatctctgtttctatctatgcgactgattcatagaatcagttacgcatagatatccataagatccgacaggtgtaattgttttacactgtcggatcttaggatgcaataccgcggccgccgctggggggagtttgcgtcctaaaccagcgtcgggtatgcaaattaggagttacggcgattcccgacggattttcgcgttcgctacgtcgccgctagtctagtttcccgtcgcaaagttagcagttttttttggtgccctaactttagtcagcaatcgtattgctgtctaaagtatggccgtcgttcccgcgtcgaaattttaaatttaacgtcgtttgcgtaacacgtctgggaatacgaaagtacgctacgcacgtcgccgttcaaaaaaatgacgtcacggcgcgcaaagcacaacgggaattgcgcaactgagcatgcgcagtaggtccggcgcgggagcgcgcctaatttaaatggcacacgcccatttgaattggcccgccttgcgccggagaccgccggcgtagttttcatcgcaagtgctttgtgaatcaggcacttgtgataaaaacttgcggcggtgtaacatatctacgatacgttacgccgccgcacttctacgtgaatctggcccttaatttctgACCCTTATATAATCAAAGTGCCATAAGCAAACGTCAtcacatatgtgtgtatatgattGGTTCATCCATATATGGTCCTTCTCCTGTGACGTCTGTTCACAGCAGTTGCTGAATTATATTTGTCTAACTGGCTCATCATTCACAATTAATAGTTCTTTAccaaattgtcattttttttttctttaccgccaccctttggacaacgtctgctattgttgtctggtcTTTAGCATCGGTTCTGAGCATGcgggtttgtactttggactttagtccgatggacttgtgtacacatgatcggattagccgacgtaggacatttgttgccgggaagtttgtctgttctcacagcaaaTATTTTtcgatgaaaaagcaaaaaagtttgcctgatggcgcccacacacgatcggttttgaccgatgaaaacagtccatcagaccattctcatcggtttaaccgatcgtgtgtacgcggcataaatatgactaaagcctcgtatacacaaccgtttttctcggcgggaaaactgccaggagagcatttggctgggaatcccggccgtgtgtatgctcccagcagttttcccatcaggaaaacagccaggaatcctgatgggaaaatagagaacctggccctctattttctcgtcgggattcccggcaaagtgtttcttgccgagaaaaacaGTCGTCTGTATGCTAACCTGTCCGAaggtaaacccgtgcatgctcgataagccttcgttgcatgcgcggtagcatacaaggcatagtgtagggtgtagcaagatggcgctggctcgtcgtagtcgatgacgtcatcacgttcttgccattcaaaagaacggcggttcttttgaatggccgtctgtatgcacggcttggcaagaaaagcttgccaggaatcccatcaggaaaaccaagGTTTTTTTCCTCTGACCGGATTCCCGATTTTCCTGGCCTTAAACTAACCACTTGCttgctgggcacataaacccccttcgtgcccaggcgaaatttcagcttccggcactgcgtcgctttaactgacaattgcgcggtcgtgcgacgtggctcccaaacaaaattgacgtcattttttccccacaaatagagctttcttttggtggtatttgatcacctctgcggtttttattttttgcgctataaacaaaaaaagagcgacaatttaaaaaaatatatatatattttttacttgttgctataataaatatcccatttttttttttaactattttttttctcagttaaggccgatacgtatttttcaacgtatttttgtaaaaaaaaaaatcgcaataagcgactggtttgcgtaaaagttatagcgcctacaaaatgggggacagatttatgatttttttattttttttacttgtaatggcggcgatctgcaatttttttgtcaggactgcgatattgcggcggacgtatcggacacttttgacacaattttgggaccattcacatttatacagcgatcagtgctataaaaatgcactaattactgtataaatgtgactggcagtggaggggttaacactagggggcgaggaaggggttaaatgtattccctcattgtgttcttactgtgtggggggaggggggtgactgggggaggtgaccgatgctgtgtccctatgtacaagggacacagatcggtctcctctctccctcacagcacgtcctgctgtgttaccgacgatcgcgagtgtctggcggacatcgcggccgccaggcacccgcatcggctcccgagcgatgcgccgggcacgttgtttcccgctgcgcgcccccagggaacaacaacagcaggacgtccatggacgtccacccggcacttgagagccgcgctgtggacgtctttcgaccatagcgcggatctcaagtggctaaaaacaattgcagaagactaaaatgggactgaaATCAAAATGCCATTTtggtcctaatgccgcgtacacaccatcactttatgtgataaaaaaaaccgacattttctgtgaagtaaaaaacgacgtttttgaaacttcaattttcgaagacgaagttgcctacacaccatcgtttttctcacaatgctctagcaaagcgaagttacgttccaccacgtttttccattgaagctcgcttcataagtagcttctgggcatgcgcgggtgaaaaaacgtcgttttaaacgacgtttttgctacacacggtcaatttctgtgaagtaaaaaacgacgttttgaaaaacgacacataaaattgaagcatgcttcaattttttttggtcgttttttagaagacataaaacaacgttttcccccacacacggtcaattaaagtgacgtttttaaaaacgtcattttttttcatcacataaaacgaccgtgtgtacgcggcataaaacgaaatcgaaatttgctgccaaaattaacactgaatGCTACTGCATGCATAGTTAAACAAGAAATACCTTTTGTACACGTTGCCTGCTGAGTTGACACCGTACACGGAACCATCTGTGCCAACCTCTATCATCGCCAGAGAACCTTCAATCTGCTGCCATTTGTTTCCCTGGCAGGATGTTGGGATGACATTGTAGCGGAAGAAAATATCGTCGGCGGTGTTGACTCCCCAGCAgcccaatatgccacagctgtaATATTTCAGTGACCCCTCCAATGGGGTCCAGGATACAGTAGGAGATTTCGAAAGTGTGTCACTCTGTCCCAAGCAGAAAATGTTGTCCTGTGAATCCACTCCAACCAAGAACCTATAACCACCAGCGTCCACCTGCTTCAAAGACcctgttgaaaaaaaacacaaaacacaacaTTGACCCATTCATTTAAGTGTAATACCAGAGAGAAGATTAAAACAATAGTTAAATGGGATTGGAACTCTCCTATGTAGTAAAATAGTTCTCATTATTAATTAGAACATGGTGGCCCAGTGTCTTTTTTATAGAAcgggtatttaggttttgtgctgtccTAGGCCTGACTTAacacatgcaccccctaatttaaatatgacccgccCCTTCCTGCCGAGGCCACACCCATTTCTGTTTAaggcccgccctgaaatttttgagtagggacactagttctgagggcctgggggggggagggcaatGGATTCTcttcatttgcatagatttcttctcacttcctgtttggctatggggcaggaagtgaaaggaaatctctgcaatgggacagggatggtaaaaaaataaactgaccctctcctactctatccaaaatgaaaaaaaaaagtgttgcctatagtttactttaaccccttcccgaccgccgcatgtacatatacgtcagcagaatggcacgtacaggcacattggcgtacctgtacgtccctgcctagacgtgggtcgggggtccgatcaggaccccccccgcgacttgcggcggtcgggtcccctcggggagtgatccgggacgacggcgcggctattcgtttatagccgctccgtcgcgatcgttccccggagctgaagaacggggagagccgtgtgtaaacacagcttccccgtgcttcactatggcaggtgcatcgatcgagtgatcccttttatagggagactcgatcgatgacatcattcctacagccacacccccctacagttgtaaacacacacacagtgtacaccaaatcctacagcaccacctgtggttaactcccaaactgcaactgtcattttcacaataaagaatgcaatttaaatgcattttttgctgtgaaaatgacaattgtcccaaaaatgtgtcaaaattgtccgaagtgtccgccattatgtcgcagtcacgaaaaaaatcgctgactcgcagtccggcttctttcggcaactcgtgacgcgcagtatgcgacggtcagaagcctgtcaatcaattaggaacgcccagtcccgcagaagacaaacccggaagcggcggtgaaaatacggtatgtacggggattattaaaaaaaaaacagccgattgtcattctgacaactcggctgaatgtaatgttaaaatttttattttttgggtgaacccccgctttaaaggaacctatttagaaaagaaaaaatgaacctttacaacccctttaaggcttacccGTGGGTGCTGGAAGTATGTCCTAAACCTCCATGAGACGCCaattggatctttttttttttcacaagaaaacgcCAATTGGATCTTAGCTAAATTCTggcatatcttgttttctgaatacagaaaaaagatacgccggagcatcctagaagttacgcggcgtatcaatagatacgccagcgtaacttctttctgaatctgccccttacTCTTTAttaccagtttaaccacttccatacagggcacgtatacaccttcccgcccaagccaattttcagctttcagcactgtcgcactttgaatggcaattgcgcggtcatgctacactgtacccaaacaaaattggcgtccttttttccccacaaatagagctttcttttggtggtatttgatcacctctgcgatttttttttttgcgcaacaactaaaaaaagactgaaaattttgaaaaaaaatatgtttttatttttttctgttaatttttttgtaaataagtaagttttctctttcaattacgggcactgatatggcggcactgatgggcaccgatgagatggcactgatggacatcgatgaggtagtactgacgggcacagatgaggtggcactgattggcggcgcttgtatgcggcactgatgagcacacataggcggcactgatgggctaacataggaggcactgatgggcacacataggcggcactgatgggcacacataggcggcactgatgggcacacataggcggcactgggcactcataggcggcacagatgggcactcatgggcggcacttatgggtggcactgatggctacttataggtggcacagatgggcactgataggtgggcactgggcatggatgggcactgtggggtggcactgatggacactgtagggtggcactgatggacaatgtggggtggcactgatggacactggggcggcactgattaacctatgttgccagtcagtgcccatttgtgggcacggattggcatctttttttttttatgctttttttttttacagcctttttttttttttttttgccttttttttttatctgcccttccctggtggtccatgtggcgatccgagggggggctgcgctgataaacaatcagcgcaaaccccccctgtcaggagagccgccgttcggctctcctctactcgcgtctgtcagacgcgagtgaggaagagccgtcaacgcctcttcctgtttacatcgtgatcagccgtgattggacacagctgatcacgtggtaaagagtctccgtgagagactctttaccgagatcagactgacaccccgcaacaacgatcgccgtgacGGCGCGCAGCGgggccgggggcgcgcagcggctcagaatcctgaggacgtcatatgacgtccagtcaggattctacaaccactttgccgacgtcaacctgtcattggcgggcggcaagtggttaaatctacaTGCACAATTCCACATTCCATCCAGACTCAGGAGTGCACAAGAgcgaaaaaacagaaaacaaaaatatagcgcgTTGTCTTTTTTTAGGGAATTAACTTTTTCTAAAATAAAGCAAAATATCTAAAAATTGTGTGGAGGATAtaaatatgtattatatatatgctCATATTTGGTGTGTATTACATATCAAAGAGTATTGTATTTGTACCTGATACAGGCACCCAGTCAATGTCCTGGATCTTAAAGACGGCGTTGTCTTTGTTCACACCCCAAATTCCAGCAGGTCCAACAGTAACATGGGTGAGCTTCCCAGGAAGGTAATTCCAGTCATTGTCTACCCAATAGTAAATGTCATCATTACTGTTCACACCCAACACGGCCCCAGCGCCGGCGTCAATCTGTTTCAGTTTTCCCGGAATTGTTTTGCACTGAAAACCTAaaagtcaagaaaaaaaaaatcatataattcctatactgtatgtacatgcaTAATagaatatttatacatatatatcttttaaccacttaaagtggagtttccatgccaattttttttttcattattgtgctcattagacctaaaaaaaaatgttttactcacctggaaatgcctgttgctatgcggtaccacgaaatctgccttcggaatcacctaggattctgacatcccccccccccccgactcctcAGCACGCTAATGCTGTGCAGAGCGCTTCCCCATtataactccccatccaagacttccgggaagtaagtgcttgtgggcttcacaatgcccacaagcaaaatcacaacggtgtggacatagttttacaaacagttaggtagattcaggtagagttgggccgacttatcagtagataagccgacctaactcagaatctacgccgacttatgtttaagtgtatgctcaaacagagatacgcttaaacatatctaagatacgacggcttgcgccgtcctatcttaggttgcaatttttcggatggccgctaggtggcgcttccattgcggtcggtgtagaatatgtaaattagttgatacgccgattcacgaacgtgcgcccggccgccgcagtagttttacgccgcttCCATAAGGCATtggcaggcctaaagttattccacctattaggtggaataacaatgttaaagtgtggccgccgttcccgccgcgagattcgaattttttacgttgtttgcgtaagtcgtccgcgaatcgggatttacgtcgtttacgtccacgtcgaaatcaataggcccgtgcggcgtacttagccgcaatgcacactgggaaatgtaggcgcccgacgcatgcgcattaaaaaaaaaacttaaaaaacgtgaggtcaagcctcattgccatcaaacacgcccccctacaacacatttgaatttggcgcccttacgcccgcccgctttaggctacgccgccatatattagcaggcaagtacattgagaatcatgggccagattcacatagaactgcggcggcgtaacgtatcgtagatacgttacaccgccgcaagttttcatcgcaagtgcctgattcacaaagcacttgcgatgaaaactacgctggcagcctccggcgcaaggcgggccaattcaaatgggcgtgtgccatttaaatgaggcgcgctcccgcgccggacctactgcgcatgctctgtttcgcaattcccgtcgtgctttgcgcgccgtgacgtcattttttcgaaccgcgacgcgcgtagcgtaatcccgtattcccgggcggcttacgcaaacaacgttcatttttaaatttcgacgcgggaacgacggccatactttagacagcaatacgtttgctgactaaagttagggcaccaaaaacgacgactaactttgcgacgggaaactagactagcggcgacgtagcgaacgcgaaaatccgtcgggaatcgccgtaactcctaatttgcataccagacgctggtttatgacgcaaactccccccagtggcggccgcggtattgcatccttaagatccgacagtgtaaaacaattacacctgtcggatcttagggatatctatgcgtaactgattctatgaatcagccgcatagatagaaacagagatacgacggcgtatctcagctgtgaatttggccccatgtacttgcctagctaactttcctttcctttcctgcgtttttataatataaatccggtcacttactattttacaatctgccgccTCTCCGCAtaattattcaaaaaagatataggtagattcaggtacgaaggcttaaacttgcggcggcatagcttagcctgtttaggctacgccgccgcaagtttaagccttcgtacctgaatctacctatatcttttttgaataattatgcggagcggcggcagattgtaaaatagtaagtgaccggatttatattataaaaacgcaggatgaaaggacatacattttaaaaaagcCTCTTTTtttgatttgttgtttacaagttaaaaaaaaaattgctagaaaattacttagaacccccaaacattatcattttttttgcaacaccctagagaataaaatgtcagtcattgcaatactttatttcacactgtatttgcgcagcggtcttacaagtgcaattttttgggggaaaaaattcccctttttaataaaaaaataagacaacggtaaagttagcccattttttttttttatattgtgaaagttaatgttacgccgagtaaattgatacccaacatgtcacgctttaaccacttcagccccggaccatattgctggtcaatgaccgggccactttttgcgattcggcactgcgtcgctttaactgacaattgcgcggtcgtgcgacgtggctcccaaacaaaattggcgtccttttttcccacaaatagagctttcttttggtggtatttgatcacctctgcggtttttattttttgctctataaacaaaaatagagcgacaattttgaaaaaaaaataatatttttttacttttttgctgtaataaatatccccaaaaatatatatataaaaaaacatttttttcctcagtttagtcctcccactgtcaccaaagtccctagtctggcccccctaaagtttgaaggacctttagaaagtttggagacccctggtgtaaagCATGTAGATACCGGGACGGGCACATTTAATCTCTGGCTAAAACTTTGGACGCTACACAAAGAATAGCAAGACCTGAATACAGGCGCAGCGACTTTATGAAACGCAGTGTAGAGATCTCACATTCTGAACGTGCAAGAGGCGAAAATGCCCATGGGGGGGGATATTAAGTATCCAGCATTTGGGGAAAACCGAAACCTCTCTTTTGGAATGACTTTAAGAGAATCATGAACTAGAAtagacacattggcccagattctcaaagggcttacgacggcgcaacgcaatgtgcgccgtcgtaagtcctaatctgggccgtcgtatctatgcgactgattcttagaatcagttacgcatagataaccattagatccgacaggcgtaaggctcttacactgtcggatcttaaatgcattttttttttcgccgctaggtgtcgcctccgtcgttttcccgatcgagtatgcaaattagcaaaatacgcaaattcccgaacgtacgcgcggtcgacgcagtgaaaatatgacgtttacgtaagatttgcgacgcgtaaagttgcccctgctatatgaggggcaaccaatgttaagtatggccgtcgttcccgcgtcgaaatttaaaaatgtacgtttttgtgtaagtcgtccatgaatggggctggacgccatttacgttcacgtcgataccaatgacatccttgcgacgtcatttagcgcaatgcacgtcgggaaattttagggacggcgcatgcgcagtacgttccgcgcggaaacgcgcctaatttaaatgatccacgccccctacccggatcatttgaattaggcgggcttgcgccggaggatttacgctacgccgccgcaactttacaggcaagtgctttgtgagtcaagcacttgcccgtaaaacttgcagcggcgtaacgtaaatgagatacgccgccgcaaagatgcggcaatCTACGAGAGTCTGCCCCATTCAATTTGCAGGCTTATGTAATATTAGTGCAAAGAGCAGCGATGTACAGTAATCCAAggcaaccaatcagaaatcacTTCAATTCGTTTGCCCATTCCAAGATGCTTAATACTGAATTCTGATTGGGTATAAAAGGATAATGCAAACAGCTTATAGTGTCTAATCTCCCTATAAGGTAGTAATAGATGGGAAGGGGGAAAGGTCCTACCTGGAGCAGCAGAGATTCCAGTACACAGCAGGAGGAGGCTCACAGCAAACAACATCTTGGCAGGTGAGGATGAAGGCGGAAGGTATAGAGATCTGGGAGACTGTTCTATATATATGGGGCCTGGACTCCACCCATCATGG
This sequence is a window from Rana temporaria chromosome 10, aRanTem1.1, whole genome shotgun sequence. Protein-coding genes within it:
- the LOC120916387 gene encoding fish-egg lectin-like, with amino-acid sequence MLFAVSLLLLCTGISAAPGFQCKTIPGKLKQIDAGAGAVLGVNSNDDIYYWVDNDWNYLPGKLTHVTVGPAGIWGVNKDNAVFKIQDIDWVPVSGSLKQVDAGGYRFLVGVDSQDNIFCLGQSDTLSKSPTVSWTPLEGSLKYYSCGILGCWGVNTADDIFFRYNVIPTSCQGNKWQQIEGSLAMIEVGTDGSVYGVNSAGNVYKRDGISPRIPTGTSWTQLDLHATFKHVTYDKGYLWLITPTDDIMQCSFKM